The genomic DNA ACATGCATGGCTGCTAAACAGAGTACAGGTGTTACCTTCAATTGAGAATGTGTGTTGTATTATGAAGTGCAAAATATCTTGATGCAACAAAGATCTTGATGCTTTCTGATAAAAAATATGCTGACCTTTTGGTTTTACTGCCAATTCCCATACTGTCCCCTCTTTTTTGCAATTGAGGTTGTTTAATTAAAGAAGCATTATTAGGCAGTATTATTAGGATTTTCGCTGGTAATAATTCCAGCATCAATATGCATTTTCAGACTTTCGCTCAACCTggtaaattattttacttatggtTACAGGACTGGTTTATCGTTGTATTTTTGTCAATTTTGTGAAGGTTGGCTTTGGATTTTTATTGTTGATTAGTTAGGTTGCACCTTGAATGAAGAGCTCTAGACCTATTTTTCTtggtttgattttctttttttagacagaagaagctacttggataagtaataaaacatttcaaaccAACAGAGCATATCCAGtgggtatagaaaagaatcacCCTCCTTGAAAATAATCACATTCTGTTGCattgcagcctgaaatgaagacagacaCAGTTTTTATCAGgctgtatttactcagtgtAACATCCAAGTAAAAGATATAACACTATTATGTCAGAAACAACCCCCATAAAAAAACAGGATCACTAATTTGGAAAAAGATCACGCCTCCTACAAATGACTTCAAAAATCAGGAGAAGCCAAACTGGATAAAAGATACTGGAGGAAAACTGATCAAAGAGGCTACTGAGAGGCCTACAacaactctgaagcagttgcaggaaATTATGActgttgtgtgtgttaaaattgtgtgtatgtgacaacAATATCACAAATCCTTCACAAATGTGGCTTGTAAGGGAGAGAAAAAAGCCACTCCTCAAGAAAAGTCCCAAGCAGGGATGACTGAGCTTCGCAAAAACACAGGTGGTCAAATGAGCCTAAAAAGTTTCTGtactcactgtactgtatgtacagtagtattTATAGAacatctatatatatttttcgcATGTGGTCAGTTAGTTATTTTAGCAGTCCTTATTCTcataatttctttataaaaaatgttcttttgATAAATGTCACTGCTTTACAAATACAAAAGCAAGAAAtactaaatcataaaaaaaacaccttaattAAAAATGCACCCTGAAGGCAAATAAATTCAGCATCAAAATTCATTAACAGTATTATCTAGGACTTAAATACATCTGCCATAACATTAAAGcctaatatactgtaggtctccTTTTGCCACCTAAACAATTTTGTGTACTCAGTCGGCAGCAATGTTTAGGTAGTTGGGAAGTGTCAAAGTAAAATCCACATGAATGGCAGAACTCAAGGTTTCCCAGCACAACATGCACACATCCAGCTGTCCACATGGATTACATAAAAGAAACGTGATTCATATCAGACCAAGCCTCCTTCTACCATTGCTCTGTGGTCCAGTTCTGACGCTTATTTGCCCTTTGTAGGAGCTTTTAGTGGTGGACACGTGTCAGCATGCCCCATACTAAGCAGCCCCTACACAGCAAGCATGATGTATTGTGTTCTGGCACTTTTCTATCTGAACCTGATTTGACTTTTTCAGTAGTTTTGCTACAACAGATCTTCTGTAGGATCTCAACAGACAGGCAACCCTTCACTTTACCAAGTGCATCAGTGAGCTTTGCACACCCTCGACCCATGACCCTGTTCCTGTTCCACTGATTGGACTTCCTTGGAGCACTTTTGGTACTAAACACTGCATACTGGAAACAGTCCACAAGATCTGCTGGAGATATTTGACCCACCTCCTTACAGTCGCCcatttttctgctttcaacaTATCAACCTTAactgataataataagattaaTGATAATTTGATGCCTAATTCATCTCACACCTTTGCAGGTGCCACTGTAACAAGATAATCCATTTTATTTCCTTCACCTGTCAGTAGTTTTGATGTTATGGTGGATCAGTGTATATAAAAGTGCAGCTTCTTTATATCTGCTTTGATGTAGATCAAAAAAGTATCTTAGTATTTAGGTTACAGCATTCTCTAATTTAATCTATGGGCATAAGCAATCTATTTATTCCTAACCATGTAAATTGTAAACCATGTATTATTACAGTACCTCTTGATTCTTGTAGTAATGAAATATGtcatatttgttctttttacaGCAGAAATAGAAGAAACAGAGTTAAGTAAGTTACTGTTAATTATTGTTGCATTTTACTGTTGCTCAGTTGGACATTTTATGTGCAATAGGTATTTTATAGTTCTTGTTCTAAATGTTATGAAAACCTAAATACAATAACAAGTaactaaaacaaattttagAAAACCACAGGGCATGACCAGACTTGAAAGCTGTTATTCATTTTATCCCAGCCACTGGGGTTGGGAAATGCATCAGTAAAGTCTGAAAcatcaaatacagtatatggaccTGGTCATTTGCTGTGCCGATCATTAACGAGAGCAGTTAAAATAttcaaaaactattaaaatatttgcataaatgtggtaatcattaaaagaaaagaaagtcatgaggcatgtgtattttaaaaatcattaaaatatgtaatgctttaatattctttttttaaacagcaccaCTACTTAGTAGTaagtaattttctttattttatgctCTATAGTTGGTAATAAAATGTTACTTATATCATTAAGTGTGCGTTCCTGCACTCCTGGGACAAGCTTTAGCGCCACTTTGACACTGAGTAGGATTAAATGCCTATTTAAGGCAGAAATCTTTATCAATTAAAACTGGAAATTAACAAAATGTttgagaatttaaaaaaaaaaaaatctaactattTCTTCATTACAGATGTTTCTTTAAATAGGCCAGCATTAGAAGAACCCAAATCAGATCTTCGGCTTGTTTTGCTGGGTGGAGATTGTGCTTATAACTGTTATGCATCAAACATAATACTCAGGACTGTTCACACAGAATTTGCCATCAGTCCAAAAAAAGGCAACATTAGAGAGGGGACTGTTGATGGAAGACAGGTGTCCGTATTTGTGGCTCCTTCCTACTGGATGGAACATTTGGCCTCCTATTTGTTTTTCCGAAATAGAGTCGAGTCCATCAGACATGAGATTCAAAACTGTACATCACTGACGTTTCCTGGTCCTCACGCTCTCCTTCTAGTGATGCGACCTGGACACGCTACTGGGAAAGAacattatcttttaaaagcaataACCTACATGTTTGGAGCTGAGGCTTTACAGTACACTATGGTGTTGTTCGTTCATGGACATGAATGGGAAAATCGAGTAGAGCATCTAAAGAACTGCTGCGTAAAGATGTGTGGAGCGAGACACTTCATTCTGGAgaacagtaatgaaaatatcaaAGAGCTTTTCAAGCAAATTAATGCAATGACACGGATGAAGAGAAACAGCTTTTTTGTTCAGAAGTCGTACGAAACCGTtatgaaaatgtgctttgaacCCTGGGAAAGGGCTCAGGTGTCCAAGGTAGCAAAATTACAAAAAGAACTAGAAGGAACAAAGACCGAGCAATGTCTAAGGGAGGACATGGTAAAGGCTGAATTTGATTCACCTAGAATTGAGAGAGATTTAAGGAAGAAGCTGGAAGCCTCTAGATCTTATGAGAGTTTGTTACAGAAGGATTTGGACAAAGCCATGTGTAATAAGACACAGATAACAGATGAACTAAAAGCATCCAGACATCATGAGAGTGTGTTACAGAAGGAATTGGACAGAGCTATGCGTAATGAGAGAGAGTTAAGGAATGAACTAAAAGCATCCAGACATCATGAGGGTATGTTACAGAAGGAATTGGACAGAGCTATGCGTAATGAGAGAGAGTTAAGGAATGAACTAAAAGCATCCAAAGATCACGAGAGTGTGTTACAGAAGAAATTGGACAGAGCTAAGCAAAGTGAAATACAGTTAAGAAAAGAGATGGAGCATGTGTTAAAAGTGAGTAAAGCAGAAGTACGCCGCAGCAGCATTAATGTTTTACCACCAACAAGTAAGTTACTTAAAGATCAAACTTTATTAtaggtttaaaaaattattgacaGTATTGACATTTGAATTAACAATTGTATACATATAATTTaatgaaatgatttttattaaaatgctacAAATATTTGTTGTGAAGGATaatgtaaatgatttattttgttgatttgtttctttatgtgTAGTGACAGAAGATCAGAGTAATGTCACTAGATgatgtggaagaaatgtggtaagGATGATTATTTTCACATAAACCAGAGATTTGAAATTAAGATAATGATGTAGGTCAACTGTAagtcaatatttaaataaactttattaaatgTACATGAAGCAAGATGACGTAGATGGAAGACGTGAAATGTGGAATTGCCTTGCCGCATAGTCGAGGGGAGTAAGAGCTTCACAGAGCAATGGTTGACAATCTTGGTGACCGTGAATGGACCAATGTAACGGGGAGATATTTTGCGGGGAGTATTTGAGGAATATCTCTGATGGCAAGCATGACTCTCTGTCCCACCCTGTATTTTGGAGCCTAAGAACTTCTGCTTGTTCTTTGTAGGCTGTGTTAGCTCATAGCAGTGTCTTTCTGACTTGTAGCCAGGGGTTTCAACAACAGCGGATGAAGGATTGAGCAGATGGGATTTTGACTTCCTCTTCCTGGGAAGGGAACAAGGGAAGTTGATACCTCAAACAGGAATGTAAAGGGGGAACTTGTGGATGACAAGATTTATGGGCGTACTCCACCCAAGGCAGGAACTGGCTCCAAGAGGTGAATCTTGGGAGGTCATGCATCTCAGGGAAACCTTGGTTTGGTTCTTCCTCTCAGTCTGACCATTGGACTGAGTGTGGGACCCCAAAGACAGACAGGGGGTGGCTCCAATGAGCTTACAGAATGCCTTTTAGAATGTCCTCGGGGAGGGCGTGGGACTTGTGGGCATGGGAAATGTGGATCCAATGTGGATCATGAGTTCCGGAGGGGGGTAATCTTATGATGAAGTCCAGTGCAATGTCTGACCATGGGATTGGTAAGGGTCTGAGGAAGCCTGCTGGAGCAGTGTTGACATGTTTATACGTTACATACAAAGCCGTTCTCCTTTAACGTGGGCTACCAAAAATGTTGCTGGACTTAGAACAGGGCTGGAGCGGAGACAGggtggcaaaaaataaaagaactggGAACTGTGTCCCCCTTCCATAGAGTGAGGGCAATGAAGGGGCAATTAGGGGGTAGATTACTGGGCCCCGGTTCATGAGACAGGGCCTTAGATTGTTGACCTTAGTTTCTATGTCCAGCCGCTGCAGGCAAGCAGGGGGGAGGAAGGATAGTGTCACTGGCAGTGGAGTCGTGGGTGGTCGTGAACTATCTGGAGAATTTTTGAACCCCAGAGACCCAGGACGATAGGGGAGGGTAAAGTTGAACCTGGCAAAAAAGAGTgaccaccaagcatggggggaGTTGAGCCTCTTGGCACTCTGTAGATACTCAAGGTTCTTGTGATCGGTCAATACCAGGAATGGTACCTCCGAGTGCACTCCCTGTTGACTGCAACAGCcttcacacatcacacataagTTTTGACATAAAGGGCATACATTGGTTGGTGAGTATTTCCTTGGGGAGGCCGACTCTGCTGAAGAGCTGTACCAGCTTTCTTGCGATGTTTTTTGAGATGGCTTTCCTCAGTGGGACCGCTTTGGGATAGCACGTGGCATAGTCTACGATGACCAGGATATACTTGTTTCCTTTAGCAGATTTAGGTGGGGGTCCGACCAGATCCATGCCAATCCTTTCAAAGGGAACGGCAATGATCAGTACTGGTATCAGCGGAGCTGGGGGCGGGCTTAGCAGGTACAGCTCACTGTACCTGGGAGGTGGGACAGAGTTGGCAGAAATTATACACGTCAGCATTGAGTTCTGGCCAGTTTAACCTATCTTTTATATTCTTAATGTTGTTTTGTACCCCTACATGGCCCCTGAAGGGCGTAGAGTGCGCCAGGTGCATGACTATCGACTTTGCCTGTGGGACCAAGAGATCAAATGGCATGCCAGCCTCCCTGCTCACCAGTCCTCTCAAACGTGTCCAAGTATGCTTTGATATCATCATGAGGTGTGAACTTAATGAGCGGGTGTTTCTCATCACAACGTGGATTAAGGAAAAGGCACCTACTGTATTGTGCTGATTGGTGTTGAAGGCATGAAAGCTCATTCACTGTCACCTGCAAACCTTGTGAGATCTGCTCCAAGAGCGCATGTTGTTGGATGCTTGTTGTTAGCAGGTGTCCCAAGTATACTTCAGAGGACCGTTGTGGGCCCGATTCAGTTCCATGTGTATTCTCCACCAGTGTAATGGATCTTAGAGAATGTCGTGGTTTTTTGGGTCGAAGGAAGGAGCCGATGAGGCCTTTTAAAAGGCGGTGCGAATGCTAAGTGACGCAATTGTGTCTATTGTGTGCTAAGTGactatttttttgtgattagaCTCCAGCCCAGGTGAGTTGTGTTGGCCCACCTCCTTGTTAGGTGCACTCCCTGTTGACGCATCCTACACAGTGTGcatagtgtgtgtgcaagaAGCGCCTGCACTGAGGAGCCCACTAATAGATATCTACctaaagtttaatctgcaccataaattaaatcaaaatgttgagtaacagcaatgttatgaacagttatgtggctgatttaataatctactttaaataaACTACTAATGCCCTACTTGCTTAGTGtaaaccagtggttctcaaagtgtggggcgcgccccactagtggggaatacaggcatgacaggtggggcgcaatgaacgggagggaattagtggaaaataataggaaagtacctattataattcatgcttttctttattgacaataaacatcggacactcgaaactaaacaatcatgtgcaaagaaatggatcattcatacaagtaaattaaaataactttagagaaaaagtggaaccatagttcaacaataacggtttaacgtcggcatgttaattgcagaggaataatatattgtggcgtgggcggggcggcggctgacgaccagcatgctttgcgggaatgtcggtgtgttcaccatgatggggaaaggtgtttgggttagtgacttcggccctgttgtgtgtgtgttgggtgtgacgtgtgaaatgtgctccagttcaagctagtgctgaattggatgtaggctcctgagtgaaggtgctgctcatgcttacatgctgtgtgcttaataaagtactcccagccattgcattgggtagcaaataagctcactcgtctctccagcattcttctcggcgtaaaaacgccacattggtgtcagaagtgggatggagcgcacaacggaagatctattgaaaatccaagcgggccgccgagtagcggagcgactactcgcgaaaaagaagcgctttcccgacggcgctaaagcgagcacaccacagcaaccaacgcggagcggcgaggtgaaaatcccggcgctggatctcggggcggaggctggcgcagcgcaagcgccggagcaagagacagctccgcgcgccgttagccggcaaagcgacctgccgctgcgcgaggccgagcgcgctgagcccatatcggcggtacatcacggcggaagagccgagcgaccgcccgcagctcagtggcgctcggttcgtgaacctagccggggacagggctacccgtcgcggctaggcaacgagcaactctccgatgtttcgcggcgaggccgaggcacgggacagcgtacaccagcagccgctagactagcgccgggaggacgcgtggtaagccgcgctgggctctacatcgactgtgtgctggatggcgtcttactgcgggcgctcgtggacaccggctccactgtttcgctgctgcgctctggagtactggggcaaagcaagcgtgtttgcggacggcctgatcctgccttcagcatctgcaccgttgctgggggctacgtgaaggtaagggcgtgtcgcacagtgcgagtccaggtgggtggacgaacttattcccacgggttcgttgtgggggacgtcgaggaggactgcgttttggggttggacattttggatagatggggtgcggtgctgaacttgtccagcggaactctgcgtggtaacttcggggtagccaggttgctcggacccaaaccacagtcggacaggttagcagcacaccgGGAAATCAAACTCCCGGTAgccgacgtagaaccctcgacgcaggacgtttcCCCTGTGCAGCCCTCCAGACCCTctggtggtgatcagccgtccaagccagcatgcagccgtcttactgcgtcacccagagccctgcacacgatggctttgcaggcagaccagactgacctactgagagctgcaccttttagagcggctggcagcggggaacctactgccagctatgtctctttaggtacgaagctatgaagaggaccagcatccttaggaggccgtggttcaatctccgccaccattggtgtttcggagagcagcggtctccagtgacacacccatctagccgaggtgttaaagttcgtgcacctttagagaggctggcagcggggaacctactgccagctatgtctccttaagcacGAAGTACTGTGGAAAATCAGTATcctcaggacaaagtgttagttgctcgggttcctcctgccgtgtttcagggaaccgaacacctaacagccaccaccatcactacCCCTCCGTCGGCGTCAatacgtcgccctagctcacctcacttcttaggatggagccctaacgccataaagcgttctccttcctacaTGAGGTATGaggttgagtgtcatgtggaatccgagcgcaacgcgggcacagctgtctcctgcgcgcgccgaactcattaaagcatactctaaaggagtataagctaggcgaggtggtaacgtcaccgctcccagagtggtttcagtggtggctcagtgccgggggatttcatccaagggccaatccccagaggcaacaagggttacgcgccgggagcttcgtaccctttctatgtggttcagaccctcgtccttgactctgggtcccactctaagtccgtgctgtcgtcgcgagttgctaacggcagacgtttttcccttaggggccggagcgcgaccttagatggccgcccagcccaagggagctggagaggtcatcttctcgtgttgCACactaattgccccgaaacgatgactctatttctggccctgaaatactccctccagcaactgagaggcaacaagggttacgcgccgagagcttcgtaccctcttcatggagctagcgccttggcattaacatgtcatcgtagctcacctcgttttctttaggatcgagtCTCAATGCCAtggaaagcgttctctttcctacacaaagcatacattgagtgtcatgtgagatccgaccgcactgcgggcacagctgtctcctgcgcgcgtcAAGTCCATTctgaacactctaaaggagttcaagctaagcaggaagtaactttcaccgcttctgtggtggctaagtgcctggggatttcatccaagggctaatccccagaggtaataagggttacgcgccgggagcttcgtaccctttttatgtggttcagaccctcgtccttgaccctaggtcccactctaggtctgtcctgtcgtcgcaagttgctaacggcagacgtttttcccttaggggccggagtgcggccttagatggccacccagcccaagggatctggagaggtcatctgttCGTGttgcacatcaattgccccgaaacgatgactctatttctggccctgaaatattccctccagcagtcaggaggttaacatgtcctagcttggaaaactacactaggacatggcaaaacatgcagacccagttcactgccgaactgcttcagtgctggagcttctgcaagaaaattgacctcaggcttttgccctagtgcactcagaacatacgtagccgctcctcgcctacgtcctgactgatggggctggtggaaagcagcccttagttgcaggcttattcacgggcctcatcagccttcttactgtgcttaggctttgccattggctagctagagctattctgcatcctcacccagctatcttctgcagttgtcttcgaagcttctgttctccgccgttacagctacggggcagtaagacttcattaactgcgtctagttcatgctcattaggatttacagtacaccaccacactagccagtggcgtaaatcagagcagatttcatatgtcttggggccgcagccggagggcagccgccattagacgagttgggttaaagatgctagcaCTCTAGCCTAGGAgtacaggacaaattctgtccctcgggaccttttacactccagcccaactatcttccacagtcgaagccttctgtcctccgccgctagctccggagcagttaagacttcagtcgctgtgttcagctcatgctcttcaatttacagcgcacctctgcattaagccagggccgtaaattagagcagggtttcatatgtcttgggggcgcggccgaagggcagccgccattagacgagttgggttggaaatgctagtgccctagcctaggaggacaggacaaattctgtccttcaggatcttttacattccaggacataaaacatgtagacccagtacactgccaaactgttacagtgctggaagtttctgcaaaaaaaaaaaaaaaaaagccgttctgcatttttacccaactatctcccaCAGTTGAAGCCTtcggtcctccgccgttagctccggagcagtaagtcttcattcgctgtgtccagatcatgctcttcaatttacagcgcacctctgcattaagccggggccgtaaattagagcagggtctcATATGTCGTGGGGCCGCGGCCCAAGGGCCGCCGCCATTAGACAagttgggttaaagatgctagtgctctagcctatgaggcgcgtggcatacttcgcctctagtgattagggccgttcgaccaggaagcttgcctttgtctattgctccggcaagaggggcttccaaagatggcatgcggcaggctgcctttccgcaagacatcggtcaggcgTCATGGTTTGATGCCATGCTTACGgggtctaggactccttgggggtactgtgcgcacacgacacaaccctgggggtccagacacttgcagtgcggcggagtgggtattctcgttcccatagcgctttcgcgcagcatcgagtgtagcttttgaaagggaacgtctcgggttactttgctgtaaccctgttccctgaaaaagcgggaacgagatgctgcgctacaatgccgcactgcatgcgtgactggacatccttcagacaaaattgacctgagggtgtttccggttcatgcctatttataacctccaggtgcacctcatcggttgacgtcacctgcctgaggttatagatgccaaaatatttggcgtgtttgacacacacgtgcttcacaaccggtcacgaggaatcgtttcccatagcgctttcgcgcagcatctcgttcccgctttttcagggaacagggttacagcaaagtaacccgagacgttcttcatggtgaccagggacggtcacagctcgggtgggggcagtgtggcgtgggcggggcggcggctgacgaccagcatgctttgcgggaatgtcggtgtgttcaccatgatggggaaaggtgtttgggttagtgacttcggccctgttgtgtgtgtgttgggtgtgacgtgtgaaatgtgctccagttcaagctagtgctgaattggatgtagg from Clarias gariepinus isolate MV-2021 ecotype Netherlands chromosome 19, CGAR_prim_01v2, whole genome shotgun sequence includes the following:
- the LOC128507284 gene encoding GTPase IMAP family member 2-like, translating into MFENLKKKKSNYFFITDVSLNRPALEEPKSDLRLVLLGGDCAYNCYASNIILRTVHTEFAISPKKGNIREGTVDGRQVSVFVAPSYWMEHLASYLFFRNRVESIRHEIQNCTSLTFPGPHALLLVMRPGHATGKEHYLLKAITYMFGAEALQYTMVLFVHGHEWENRVEHLKNCCVKMCGARHFILENSNENIKELFKQINAMTRMKRNSFFVQKSYETVMKMCFEPWERAQVSKVAKLQKELEGTKTEQCLREDMVKAEFDSPRIERDLRKKLEASRSYESLLQKDLDKAMCNKTQITDELKASRHHESVLQKELDRAMRNERELRNELKASRHHEGMLQKELDRAMRNERELRNELKASKDHESVLQKKLDRAKQSEIQLRKEMEHVLKVSKAEVRRSSINVLPPTMTEDQSNVTR